The nucleotide sequence GATGCAAACCCAAGCGCAAAAATTTAGTCATAGTCCACTATTTGCGGACTTTACTCAGGCACTATCAGCACTTGATTTAGCGGCGCCCGCCGATGAGCAAGTGCTCGCTAAACTCAGTGAGCATTATCAGACGTTATTAGTCGATTTAGTGAATGAACACGGTTTTTATCAAGTGCAGCCCGGGCGGATGTTATTGCCAGGTGAGCTTGCTGGCGCGCCAATATTAAGCTTTTTTCCGTTATTGACTGTGACAGATGATGAGTGGGCCGCGCTTAACAATAGCGATAAGCATTCTTTTTTCCATGTGTTGCAGCATAGATACCAGCAATATATCGCTAAGGTAGTAAAGCCTTTTTATCGAGATTACTTTTGCCATTTTGACAGGCAAGTGGTGCTGGTGGACTGTTTAGGCGGCTTAAATCGCGGTAAATATCAGTTTGAAGATATGACATCCGCGCTCGAGCAAATTCTCGAGAGTTTTCAATTTGGTCAAAATAGCTTATTGAAGCGATTATTTGCGCCAAAAATCGATAAGTTACTGTTTGCTGCCAGTAAAGTGGATCATATCAGTCGCGATCAACAAGCTAATCTATTGCATTTACTCACCCACCTATTAAAGAGTGGTCAGCAGCAGGCAAAATTTGATGGTTGTATCGTTGAAACTATGGCCATCAGCGCCATTAAAGCCAGTAAACATGGCATGGTTGATACGGCCGCAGGCCCATGTGAAGTCGTGCAAGGCAATGCTCTTGATACGGGTTTACCGCTC is from Shewanella sp. SNU WT4 and encodes:
- a CDS encoding YcjX family protein, with protein sequence MINVRHSWSRLQQQAQQVALRAGDRHIRLAVTGLSGAGKTAFVTALVNQLTLGTDKLPLFAAAREHRLIGVKRVMQPDLNIASFDYQGAIAQLTGEPPQWPSSTRSISELRLALRYQPTKGLRAKLVDSATLYLDIIDYPGEWLLDLPMLKLDFVQWSKEMQTQAQKFSHSPLFADFTQALSALDLAAPADEQVLAKLSEHYQTLLVDLVNEHGFYQVQPGRMLLPGELAGAPILSFFPLLTVTDDEWAALNNSDKHSFFHVLQHRYQQYIAKVVKPFYRDYFCHFDRQVVLVDCLGGLNRGKYQFEDMTSALEQILESFQFGQNSLLKRLFAPKIDKLLFAASKVDHISRDQQANLLHLLTHLLKSGQQQAKFDGCIVETMAISAIKASKHGMVDTAAGPCEVVQGNALDTGLPLTIFPGEVPTSLPQADFWSSQGFDFPSFAPPLALNKRFEHIRMDHLFEFILGDKLL